The following proteins are co-located in the Bacillus pumilus genome:
- a CDS encoding glucuronoxylanase produces MSIVKKPICTLLVCFTMLSVMFIGPGVAEVSAASDANININAERQVIRGFGGMNHPAWIGDLTAPQRETAFGNGQNQLGFSILRIYVDENRNNWHREVTTAKRAIEHGALVIASPWNPPSNMVETFNRNGTSAKRLRYNQYAAYAQHLNDFVTYMKNNGVNLYAISVQNEPDYAHEWTWWTPQEILRFMRENAGSINARVIAPESFQYLKNISDPILNDPQALRNMDILGAHLYGTQISQLPYPLFKQKGGGKELWMTEVYYPNSDNNSADRWPEALGVSEHIHHSMVEGDFQAYVWWYIRRSYGPMKEDGMISKRGYNMAHFSKFVRPGYVRIDATKNPEPNVFVSAYKGDNKVVIVAINKNNAGVNQHFVLQNGSASQASRWITSSNSNLQPGTDLNISGNQFWAHLPAQSVTTFVVKR; encoded by the coding sequence ATGTCAATTGTAAAAAAACCAATTTGTACTTTATTGGTCTGCTTTACGATGCTTTCAGTCATGTTCATTGGACCAGGAGTGGCTGAGGTTTCAGCAGCAAGTGATGCAAATATTAATATCAATGCGGAAAGACAAGTGATTCGCGGCTTTGGCGGAATGAACCACCCGGCTTGGATTGGTGATTTGACAGCGCCTCAAAGGGAGACCGCCTTTGGCAATGGACAGAATCAATTAGGTTTTTCTATTCTTAGAATTTATGTAGACGAGAACAGAAATAATTGGCACAGAGAAGTCACCACAGCCAAAAGGGCGATAGAGCATGGAGCTTTGGTGATTGCTTCGCCTTGGAATCCTCCAAGCAATATGGTCGAGACCTTTAACCGTAATGGTACGTCTGCAAAACGGCTTAGATACAATCAATACGCAGCATATGCTCAGCATCTCAATGACTTTGTAACGTACATGAAGAATAATGGAGTAAATCTTTATGCCATTTCTGTGCAAAACGAGCCCGATTATGCACACGAATGGACATGGTGGACCCCGCAGGAAATCCTGCGTTTCATGAGAGAAAATGCCGGCTCCATTAATGCCCGCGTCATTGCGCCAGAATCCTTTCAATACCTCAAAAATATATCAGATCCCATTTTAAACGATCCGCAGGCGCTTAGAAATATGGACATTCTCGGTGCACATCTTTACGGAACCCAAATCAGCCAGCTTCCATATCCTCTTTTCAAACAAAAAGGAGGAGGAAAGGAGCTATGGATGACAGAAGTATACTACCCGAATAGTGACAACAATTCAGCGGATCGCTGGCCTGAGGCATTAGGCGTTTCAGAGCATATTCACCATTCAATGGTAGAAGGAGATTTCCAGGCGTATGTTTGGTGGTACATCCGCAGATCATATGGTCCTATGAAGGAAGATGGAATGATCAGCAAACGCGGATACAACATGGCGCATTTCTCCAAATTCGTGCGTCCTGGCTATGTAAGGATTGATGCAACGAAAAATCCTGAACCGAATGTTTTCGTATCAGCCTATAAAGGTGACAATAAAGTCGTCATTGTGGCGATTAATAAAAACAACGCAGGAGTCAATCAACACTTTGTGCTGCAAAATGGATCTGCTTCGCAAGCGTCAAGA
- a CDS encoding glycoside hydrolase family 43 protein produces the protein MRTRMKCGVVFLILALVLSCIPVYDASAASTPIAKRVGNANPLIDHHLGADPFALTYNGRVYIYMSSDDYEYHSNGTIKDNSFANLNRVFVISSADMVNWTDHGAIPVAGANGANGGRGIAKWAGASWAPSAAVKKINGKDKFFLYFANSGGGIGVLTADSPIGPWTDPIGKALVTPSTPGMSGVVWLFDPAVFVDDDGTGYLYAGGGVPGGSNPTQGQWANPKTARVLKLGPDMTSVASSASTIDAPFMFEDSGMHKYNGTYYYSYCINFGGSHPADKPPGEIGYMTSSSPMGPFTYKGHFLKNPGAFFGGGGNNHHAVFNFKNEWYVVYHTQTVSSALYGAGKGYRSPHINKLVHNADGSLREVAANYEGVKQLSNLNPYQRVEAETFAWNGRILTEASSAPGGPVNNQHVTNIQNGDWVAVSHVDFGSSGARTFKANVASTTGGKIEVRLGSANGKLVGTLNVPSTGGTQNWREIETAVNGATGVHNVFFVFTGTSSGNQFQFDSWQFTQR, from the coding sequence ATGAGGACGAGGATGAAGTGCGGTGTAGTTTTTTTGATTCTTGCTTTGGTGCTGAGCTGTATACCGGTATATGATGCGAGTGCAGCAAGTACCCCCATTGCAAAACGAGTAGGAAATGCAAATCCGCTTATAGACCATCACTTGGGGGCGGATCCGTTTGCGCTCACCTATAACGGAAGAGTGTACATTTATATGTCGAGTGATGACTATGAATATCACAGCAACGGAACGATTAAGGACAATTCTTTTGCAAATTTGAATAGGGTCTTTGTCATCTCTTCGGCGGATATGGTGAACTGGACAGATCACGGAGCGATTCCAGTAGCTGGCGCAAATGGGGCCAACGGCGGGAGAGGGATTGCCAAATGGGCAGGTGCTTCCTGGGCGCCATCAGCAGCGGTGAAAAAGATCAATGGAAAGGATAAGTTTTTCCTTTATTTCGCAAACAGTGGCGGAGGGATCGGAGTCCTTACAGCAGACAGTCCAATCGGTCCATGGACAGATCCAATCGGAAAAGCGCTCGTCACGCCAAGTACGCCAGGCATGTCCGGTGTTGTATGGCTTTTTGATCCCGCTGTATTTGTAGATGATGATGGTACAGGTTATCTATATGCCGGCGGAGGCGTTCCAGGCGGGTCAAATCCAACGCAGGGACAATGGGCCAATCCTAAAACAGCAAGAGTTCTGAAACTAGGGCCAGATATGACAAGTGTTGCCAGCAGTGCATCAACTATTGATGCCCCTTTTATGTTTGAAGACTCGGGGATGCATAAGTATAACGGAACCTATTACTATTCGTATTGCATCAATTTTGGCGGCTCCCACCCAGCAGATAAACCACCTGGTGAGATTGGCTATATGACGAGCTCAAGTCCTATGGGCCCCTTTACGTATAAAGGACACTTCCTGAAAAATCCGGGTGCGTTTTTCGGCGGCGGCGGTAACAACCATCATGCTGTGTTCAATTTTAAAAACGAGTGGTATGTCGTGTATCATACGCAAACTGTCAGCTCAGCATTATATGGAGCCGGCAAAGGCTACCGTTCTCCCCATATTAATAAGCTTGTGCATAATGCAGACGGTTCCCTTCGAGAAGTAGCAGCCAATTATGAAGGGGTGAAACAGTTATCCAATCTGAATCCATATCAACGGGTTGAAGCTGAAACATTCGCTTGGAATGGACGTATTTTGACAGAAGCTTCCTCAGCACCCGGAGGACCGGTCAATAACCAACATGTCACAAACATTCAAAACGGAGATTGGGTGGCTGTCAGTCACGTAGATTTCGGATCAAGCGGTGCTAGAACCTTTAAAGCCAATGTCGCATCCACTACAGGTGGAAAAATAGAAGTGCGCCTTGGCAGTGCAAACGGCAAGCTTGTTGGAACACTAAATGTTCCTTCCACAGGCGGAACGCAAAACTGGCGAGAAATAGAAACTGCGGTAAACGGAGCAACAGGCGTGCACAACGTATTTTTTGTCTTTACCGGAACAAGCTCTGGAAACCAATTTCAATTTGATTCCTGGCAGTTTACTCAAAGATAG